Proteins encoded in a region of the Lepeophtheirus salmonis chromosome 6, UVic_Lsal_1.4, whole genome shotgun sequence genome:
- the LOC121120088 gene encoding uncharacterized protein, translating to MKDLEPKLKDVQDKVEKIHPKMKDVEQKIDNLNPKLKEFEDKVEKINPKLFDVEKKVNNIEPKLKDVENKAQDSHNEIINKLWPTINNIDIKYTQELVPQVQSVENKYNSEVFEKLWPFINNMDNRVKNEVNDKLWPAIKELLESKKFVEPKLKDLEPKLKNVEDKVEKIHPMMKDVEKKIDDLNPKLKEFEIKVDKINPKLSDVEKNVENLKPQLKEVEKTATNSHKEIFDKLWPAIKELLESKKFVEPKLKDLEPKLKEVDNTATNSHKEIFDKLWPAIKELLESKKFMEPKLKDLEPKLKDKLKARLRKSIP from the coding sequence ATGAAAGATCTGGAACCCAAATTGAAGGATGTCCAAGATAAGGTTGAGAAAATTCATCCCAAGATGAAGGACGTCGAACAAAAGATTGATAATCTAAATCCTAAACTCAAGGAATTTGAGGATAAGGTTGAGAAAATCAATCCTAAATTATTTGACGTTGAAAAGAAGGTTAACAATATCGAACCCAAGCTGAAGGATGTTGAAAATAAGGCTCAAGATTCTCACAACGaaataatcaacaaattatGGCCAACCATAAACAATATAGACATAAAGTACACTCAAGAACTTGTACCCCAAGTCCAATCTGTTGAAAACAAATACAACAGTGAGGTCTTTGAGAAATTATGGCCTTTCATAAATAACATGGACAATAGAGTCAAGAATGAAGTCAATGATAAATTATGGCCCGCTATTAAGGAACTACTTGAAAGTAAAAAGTTTGTTGAACCCAAATTGAAAGACTTGGAGCCCAAACTTAAGAATGTTGAAGACAAGGTTGAGAAAATCCATCCCATGATGAAGGACGTCGAGAAAAAGATTGATGACCTCAATCCTAAACTCAAGGAATTTGAAATTAAGGTTGACAAAATCAATCCCAAATTGAGTGACGTTGAAAAGAATGTTGAGAATCTCAAACCACAGTTGAAGGAAGTGGAGAAAACAGCTACGAACTCACACAAAGAAATCTTTGACAAACTCTGGCCTGCCATTAAAGAACTTCTGGAAAGCAAAAAGTTTGTGGAACCCAAATTGAAAGACTTGGAACCCAAGCTCAAGGAGGTCGACAATACAGCTACGAACTCACACAAAGagatctttgacaaattatggcCTGCAATTAAGGAACTCCTTGAAAGCAAAAAGTTTATGGAACCCAAATTGAAAGACTTGGAGCCCAAACTGAAGGATAAATTGAAGGCAAGGTTGAGAAAATCCATCCCATGA